From a region of the Streptomyces sp. NBC_00193 genome:
- a CDS encoding TetR/AcrR family transcriptional regulator, which translates to MTGGTDEGPRRVGRPRADQLRPASGRPPREELLYAAAELFTVKGYAATTTRAVAERAGMRQATMYHYFGGKEELLAELLESTVAPSLELARRLARDAERPAGRRLWELCRSDVMLLCGGPYNLGALYLLPEVAGARFARFRRMRQELKDIYRELLDGTGVGAELAGDRAGLVLRNDLVFGLIEGVMLIHRADPGRPVAAFAEATADAALRIAGVDH; encoded by the coding sequence ATGACTGGGGGAACGGACGAAGGGCCGAGACGGGTCGGTCGGCCGCGCGCCGATCAGCTGAGACCGGCGAGCGGGCGGCCGCCGCGCGAGGAACTCCTCTACGCGGCGGCCGAGTTGTTCACGGTCAAGGGGTACGCGGCCACCACCACGCGGGCGGTGGCCGAACGGGCCGGAATGCGCCAGGCCACGATGTACCACTACTTCGGCGGCAAGGAGGAACTCCTCGCCGAACTCCTGGAGTCCACGGTCGCACCCTCCCTGGAGCTGGCCCGCCGGCTGGCCCGGGACGCGGAGCGGCCCGCCGGGCGCCGGCTCTGGGAGCTGTGCCGCTCGGACGTGATGCTGCTGTGCGGGGGGCCGTACAACCTGGGCGCGCTCTACCTGTTGCCGGAGGTCGCCGGTGCCCGCTTCGCCCGCTTCCGCCGGATGCGACAGGAACTCAAGGACATCTACCGGGAGTTGCTCGACGGTACGGGCGTCGGAGCCGAACTCGCCGGTGACCGGGCCGGGCTGGTGCTCCGCAACGACCTCGTCTTCGGCCTCATCGAAGGCGTCATGCTGATCCACCGCGCCGATCCGGGGCGCCCGGTGGCCGCCTTCGCGGAGGCCACCGCCGACGCAGCCCTGCGGATCGCCGGCGTCGACCACTAG
- a CDS encoding RNA helicase: MTEELSPAERYAAARIRAAEEATALAPFREMYEFDLDPYQIEACKALEAGKGVLVAAPTGSGKTIVGEFAVHLALQQGRKCFYTTPIKALSNQKYADLAKRYGADKVGLLTGDNSVNADAPVVVMTTEVLRNMLYAGSQALNGLGHVVMDEVHYLSDRFRGAVWEEVIIHLPESVTLVSLSATVSNAEEFGDWLDTVRGDTQVIVSEERPVPLWQHVMAGRRIYDLFEEGSDHGGRGSARREVNPDLLRMAREENSSRYNPKDRRRGKMVREADRERERRSRGRIWTPSRPEVIARLDGDGLLPAINFIFSRAGCEAAVQQCLYAGLRLNDDTARLKVREIVEERTASIPTEDLHVLGYYEWLEGLERGIAAHHAGMLPTFKEVVEELFVRGLVKAVFATETLALGINMPARTVILEKLVKWNGEQHADITPGEYTQLTGRAGRRGIDVEGHAVVLWQRGMDPAGLAGLAGTRTYPLRSSFKPSYNMAVNLVQQFGRHRSRELLETSFAQFQADRSVVGISRQVQRNEEGLDGYREGMTCHLGNFEEYARLRRDLKDRENDLAKQGAAQRRAQAATSLEKLKPGDIIHVPTGKFAGLALVLDPGVPAGRSNGHRGHEYTEGPRPLVLTVERQVKRLAGIDFPVPVEAIERMRIPKTFNARSPQSRRDLASQLRSKAGHITVERHRGGRAAAADDREITRLRTALRAHPCHGCDEREDHARWAERYHRLQRDTRQLEQRIEGRTNTIARTFDRIHALLTDLDYLREDEVTPHGRRLARLYGELDLLASECLRAGVWEGLSPAELAACISALVFEARQSDDAVAPKVPGGAAKAALGEMVHIWGRLDALEEEHGINQAEGVGQREPDLGFAWAVYQWASDKSLDEVLREAEMPAGDFVRWCKQVIDVLGQVAAAAPSSSASSPEGGSTVARNARKAVDALLRGVVAYSSVG; this comes from the coding sequence CGTCCTCGTCGCCGCGCCGACCGGCTCGGGCAAGACCATCGTCGGCGAGTTCGCCGTGCACCTGGCCCTCCAGCAGGGCCGCAAGTGCTTCTACACCACGCCCATCAAGGCCCTGTCGAACCAGAAGTACGCCGACCTCGCCAAGCGCTACGGCGCCGACAAGGTCGGCCTGCTCACCGGCGACAACAGTGTCAACGCCGATGCTCCGGTGGTCGTCATGACCACCGAGGTGCTCCGCAACATGCTGTACGCGGGCTCGCAGGCGCTGAACGGTCTGGGTCACGTGGTGATGGACGAGGTGCACTACCTCTCCGACCGGTTCCGCGGAGCCGTCTGGGAGGAAGTCATCATCCACCTCCCCGAGTCGGTGACCCTGGTCTCGCTGTCCGCCACCGTCTCCAACGCCGAGGAGTTCGGCGACTGGCTCGACACCGTGCGCGGCGACACCCAGGTGATCGTTTCCGAGGAGCGGCCCGTACCGCTGTGGCAGCACGTCATGGCCGGCCGGCGGATCTACGACCTCTTCGAGGAGGGGTCCGACCACGGAGGCCGCGGCTCCGCGCGCCGCGAGGTCAACCCCGACCTGCTGCGGATGGCGCGCGAGGAGAACAGCAGCCGGTACAACCCGAAGGACCGGCGGCGCGGAAAGATGGTCCGCGAGGCCGACCGCGAGCGCGAGCGGCGCTCCCGCGGCCGGATCTGGACCCCTTCGCGGCCCGAGGTCATCGCCCGGCTGGACGGCGACGGGCTGCTGCCCGCCATCAACTTCATCTTCAGCCGGGCCGGATGCGAGGCCGCCGTCCAGCAGTGCCTGTACGCGGGGCTGCGGCTCAACGACGACACCGCGCGGCTCAAGGTGCGCGAGATCGTGGAGGAGCGGACCGCCTCCATCCCCACCGAGGACCTGCACGTCCTGGGGTACTACGAATGGCTCGAAGGGCTGGAGCGGGGCATCGCCGCGCACCACGCGGGCATGCTGCCCACCTTCAAGGAAGTCGTCGAGGAGCTGTTCGTACGGGGTCTGGTGAAGGCCGTGTTCGCCACGGAGACCCTGGCGCTGGGCATCAACATGCCGGCGCGCACGGTCATCCTGGAGAAGCTCGTCAAGTGGAACGGCGAGCAGCACGCGGACATCACCCCGGGCGAGTACACGCAGCTCACCGGCCGGGCCGGGCGGCGCGGCATCGACGTCGAGGGCCACGCGGTGGTGCTGTGGCAGCGGGGCATGGACCCGGCGGGCCTGGCCGGGCTGGCGGGTACCCGTACGTATCCGCTGCGCTCCAGCTTCAAGCCCTCGTACAACATGGCCGTCAACCTGGTCCAGCAGTTCGGGCGGCACCGGTCGCGCGAGCTGCTGGAGACCTCCTTCGCGCAGTTCCAGGCCGACCGCTCGGTCGTCGGGATCTCCCGGCAGGTGCAGCGCAACGAGGAGGGCCTGGACGGTTACCGGGAGGGCATGACCTGCCACCTCGGGAACTTCGAGGAGTACGCGCGGCTGCGCCGCGACCTCAAGGACCGCGAGAACGACCTGGCCAAGCAGGGCGCGGCCCAGCGGCGGGCGCAGGCGGCCACCTCGCTGGAGAAGCTCAAGCCGGGCGACATCATCCACGTGCCGACGGGCAAGTTCGCCGGGCTGGCGCTGGTGCTGGATCCGGGGGTGCCGGCCGGGCGTTCCAACGGGCACCGCGGGCACGAGTACACCGAGGGTCCGCGCCCGCTGGTGCTCACCGTGGAGCGGCAGGTCAAGCGGCTCGCCGGGATCGACTTCCCGGTCCCGGTCGAGGCCATCGAGCGGATGCGGATCCCCAAGACGTTCAACGCCCGTTCCCCGCAGTCCCGTAGGGACCTGGCGTCCCAGCTGCGGAGCAAGGCCGGGCACATCACGGTGGAGCGGCACCGGGGCGGGCGGGCGGCGGCGGCCGACGACCGGGAGATCACGAGGCTGCGCACCGCGCTGCGGGCGCACCCGTGTCACGGCTGCGACGAGCGCGAGGACCACGCCCGTTGGGCGGAGCGCTACCACCGGCTGCAGCGGGACACGCGGCAGCTGGAGCAGCGCATCGAGGGCCGGACGAACACCATCGCCCGCACCTTCGACCGGATCCACGCACTGCTGACGGATCTGGACTACCTGCGCGAGGACGAGGTGACCCCGCACGGGCGGCGGCTCGCGCGGCTCTACGGAGAGCTCGACCTGCTGGCGTCGGAATGCCTGCGGGCCGGTGTCTGGGAGGGGCTGAGCCCGGCCGAACTGGCCGCCTGCATCTCGGCGCTGGTCTTCGAGGCGCGGCAGTCGGACGACGCGGTGGCGCCGAAGGTGCCGGGCGGCGCGGCGAAGGCCGCGCTCGGCGAGATGGTCCACATCTGGGGCCGGCTCGACGCGCTGGAGGAGGAGCACGGCATCAACCAGGCGGAGGGCGTGGGCCAGCGCGAGCCGGACCTCGGCTTCGCGTGGGCGGTGTACCAGTGGGCCTCCGACAAGAGCCTGGACGAGGTGCTGCGCGAGGCGGAGATGCCGGCCGGTGACTTCGTGCGCTGGTGCAAGCAGGTCATCGACGTGCTGGGGCAGGTGGCCGCCGCGGCGCCCTCCTCCTCCGCTTCCTCTCCCGAGGGAGGCAGCACGGTGGCCCGCAACGCCCGCAAGGCGGTGGACGCGCTGCTGCGCGGTGTGGTGGCCTACAGTTCGGTGGGCTAA
- a CDS encoding RluA family pseudouridine synthase gives MKRRSHIPDAPLPQVSGIDPVRMRLPPDPDGTWPDLGSYLAARYEGTRGAESMARLLRDGRVLGVGGRVLRPQDPYEPGGFLWFHRDMPPEPVVPFPIGVVYRDEHLLVADKPHFLATTPRGSHVFQTALARLRVELGLPALSPAHRLDRMTAGLVLFSIRPEDRGAYQLMFQERRIRKEYEALAPHDPAVEFPRTLRSHIEKVRGVMAATEVAGAEPNAETLAELLAVRGDTGRYRLTPHTGRTHQLRVHMNSLGLPILGDPVYPVVRDPAPDDYRRPLQLLARTLEFTDPVTGIAHRIESARTLRAWEDRPGWEAGSEDRT, from the coding sequence GTGAAGCGCAGATCCCACATCCCCGACGCACCCCTGCCCCAGGTCTCCGGCATCGACCCGGTCCGCATGCGGCTGCCCCCCGACCCGGACGGGACCTGGCCGGACCTCGGCTCGTACCTCGCGGCACGCTACGAGGGCACGCGCGGCGCCGAGTCCATGGCCCGCCTGCTGCGGGACGGGCGGGTGCTGGGCGTCGGCGGCCGGGTGCTGCGGCCGCAGGACCCGTACGAGCCCGGCGGCTTCCTCTGGTTCCACCGGGACATGCCGCCCGAGCCCGTGGTGCCCTTCCCCATCGGGGTCGTCTACCGCGACGAGCACCTGCTGGTGGCCGACAAGCCGCACTTCCTGGCCACCACCCCGCGCGGCAGCCACGTCTTCCAGACGGCCCTGGCCCGGCTCCGGGTGGAGCTCGGCCTGCCCGCGCTGAGCCCCGCGCACCGGCTGGACCGGATGACCGCCGGGCTGGTGCTGTTCAGCATCCGGCCCGAGGACCGGGGCGCCTACCAGCTGATGTTCCAGGAGCGGCGGATCCGTAAGGAGTACGAGGCGCTCGCGCCCCACGACCCGGCGGTGGAGTTCCCCCGGACCCTGCGCAGCCACATCGAGAAGGTCCGCGGGGTGATGGCGGCGACGGAGGTGGCGGGCGCCGAGCCCAATGCGGAGACCCTGGCCGAACTCCTCGCGGTCCGGGGGGACACCGGGCGCTACCGGCTGACCCCGCACACCGGGCGCACCCACCAGCTGCGGGTGCACATGAACAGCCTGGGCCTGCCGATCCTGGGCGACCCGGTCTATCCGGTGGTCCGCGATCCGGCGCCCGACGACTACCGGCGTCCGCTCCAGCTCCTGGCCCGCACCCTGGAGTTCACCGATCCCGTCACCGGGATCGCGCACCGCATCGAGAGCGCCCGCACCCTGCGGGCCTGGGAGGACCGGCCCGGCTGGGAAGCGGGGTCCGAGGACCGCACCTAG
- a CDS encoding siderophore-interacting protein: MAEGRARKVGTAVVVRTERLSPHMVRIVLGGAGLAGFGAGTYTDHYVKLLFAPDGVTYTTPWDLDRIRADHPREEWPRQRAYTVRAWDPAHLELTLDFVVHGDEGLAGPWAARVQPGELVRFLGPGGAYAPDPAAGWHLLVGDESALPAIGAAMERMPAGARVHALVEVEGPDDEQRIATPDGVVPVWIHRGSRPIGEALTEAVQALAFPSADVHAFVHGEAGFVRSLRHHLRIERGIPRERLSISGYWRLGQTDEGWRAIKRDWNAEVEAEQERTLASAAS; encoded by the coding sequence GTGGCAGAAGGACGCGCCCGCAAGGTCGGCACCGCAGTCGTCGTGCGGACCGAGCGGTTGAGCCCGCACATGGTGCGGATCGTGTTGGGCGGTGCGGGGCTGGCCGGATTCGGTGCGGGCACGTACACCGACCACTACGTGAAACTGCTCTTCGCACCCGACGGCGTCACGTACACCACCCCCTGGGACCTGGACCGGATCCGGGCGGACCACCCCCGCGAGGAGTGGCCGCGCCAGCGCGCGTACACGGTGCGCGCCTGGGACCCGGCCCACCTGGAACTGACCCTCGACTTCGTCGTCCACGGCGACGAAGGACTGGCCGGCCCCTGGGCCGCCCGCGTCCAGCCGGGCGAACTCGTACGCTTCCTCGGCCCGGGCGGGGCCTACGCCCCGGACCCGGCCGCGGGCTGGCACCTCCTGGTCGGCGACGAGAGCGCCCTGCCGGCCATCGGCGCGGCGATGGAGCGGATGCCCGCCGGGGCGCGGGTCCACGCGCTCGTGGAGGTCGAGGGCCCGGACGACGAGCAGAGGATCGCCACTCCCGACGGCGTCGTCCCGGTCTGGATCCACCGCGGGTCCCGCCCGATCGGGGAGGCGCTGACCGAGGCCGTCCAGGCCCTGGCCTTCCCCTCCGCCGACGTCCACGCCTTCGTGCACGGCGAGGCCGGCTTCGTCAGATCCCTGCGCCACCACCTGCGCATCGAGCGCGGCATCCCGCGCGAACGCCTGTCGATCTCCGGCTACTGGCGGCTGGGCCAGACGGACGAGGGCTGGCGCGCGATCAAGCGGGACTGGAACGCGGAAGTCGAAGCCGAGCAGGAACGCACCCTGGCCTCCGCCGCGTCCTGA
- a CDS encoding helix-turn-helix domain-containing protein, producing the protein MGVAVRKRRRALHLTLAAVSARSGLSVPFLSQIENERARPSMRSLERVADALETTAVDLLAASDTARTVDLVRAGDDSALTPVPGVRPLVRGHHQLHALEFTGDQDAGREYQHRNDELMYVVSGACQVEAEGRAYRLENGDALFLSGGVRHRWRAVTEDTRILIVAVGEHIHATSEPPSPGH; encoded by the coding sequence GTGGGTGTGGCCGTGCGCAAGAGACGCCGGGCCCTGCACCTGACCCTCGCCGCGGTGTCCGCGCGCAGCGGACTGTCGGTCCCCTTCCTGAGCCAGATAGAGAACGAGCGGGCCCGGCCCAGCATGCGGTCCCTCGAACGGGTCGCCGACGCGCTGGAGACCACGGCCGTCGACCTGCTGGCCGCCTCCGACACCGCGCGCACCGTGGACCTCGTACGGGCCGGCGACGATTCCGCGCTGACCCCCGTCCCGGGCGTACGGCCCCTCGTGCGCGGGCACCATCAGTTGCACGCCCTGGAGTTCACCGGGGACCAGGACGCGGGCCGCGAGTACCAGCACCGCAACGACGAGCTGATGTACGTGGTCTCGGGCGCCTGCCAGGTGGAGGCCGAGGGGCGGGCGTACCGGCTGGAGAACGGCGACGCGCTGTTCCTGTCCGGCGGGGTGCGCCACCGCTGGCGGGCCGTCACGGAGGACACCCGGATCCTGATCGTCGCGGTCGGCGAACACATCCACGCGACCTCCGAGCCGCCCTCGCCGGGACACTGA
- a CDS encoding 5'-3' exonuclease, giving the protein MLLDTASLYYRAYFGVPDSVKAPDGTPVNAVRGLLDFIGRLVQDHRPDDLVACMDADWRPHWRVELIPSYKAHRVAQETESGPDVEETPDTLAPQVPIIEAALDAFGIARVGVAGYEADDVIGTLTGRATGPVDIVTGDRDLYQLVDDAKQRRVLYPLKGVGTLQVTDEAWLREKYGVDGPGYADLALLRGDPSDGLPGVPGIGEKTAAKLLDAYGNLAGIIAAIEDPKSKLTPTQRKRLDESRPYLAVAPKVVQVASDVPLPPFDPALPAAPAQPDLVAALAHRWGLSGAVERLGSALRP; this is encoded by the coding sequence ATGCTCCTGGACACCGCTTCCCTCTACTACCGCGCGTACTTCGGCGTGCCGGACTCCGTGAAGGCCCCCGACGGCACTCCGGTCAACGCCGTCCGCGGACTGCTCGACTTCATCGGCCGCCTCGTGCAGGACCACCGGCCCGACGACCTGGTGGCCTGCATGGACGCCGACTGGCGGCCCCACTGGCGGGTGGAGCTGATCCCCTCCTACAAGGCCCACCGGGTCGCGCAGGAGACGGAAAGCGGCCCGGACGTGGAGGAGACCCCGGACACCCTGGCCCCGCAGGTCCCGATCATCGAGGCGGCCCTGGACGCCTTCGGCATCGCCCGGGTGGGGGTCGCCGGGTACGAGGCCGACGACGTGATCGGCACCCTGACCGGCCGGGCGACCGGCCCGGTGGACATCGTCACGGGCGACCGGGACCTGTACCAGCTGGTCGACGACGCGAAGCAGCGCCGGGTCCTGTACCCGCTGAAGGGCGTGGGCACCCTCCAGGTGACCGACGAGGCGTGGCTCCGCGAGAAGTACGGGGTGGACGGCCCCGGATACGCCGATCTCGCGCTGCTGCGCGGCGACCCGAGCGACGGCCTGCCGGGCGTCCCCGGCATCGGCGAGAAGACGGCGGCGAAGCTGTTGGACGCCTACGGGAACCTGGCCGGAATCATCGCGGCGATCGAGGACCCGAAGTCGAAGCTGACCCCCACCCAGCGCAAGCGGCTGGACGAGTCGCGGCCTTATCTGGCCGTGGCCCCCAAGGTGGTCCAGGTCGCCTCGGACGTTCCGCTTCCGCCGTTCGACCCGGCGCTTCCGGCCGCCCCGGCCCAGCCGGATCTGGTGGCTGCTCTCGCGCACCGGTGGGGCCTGAGTGGAGCCGTTGAACGCCTGGGCAGCGCACTCCGCCCCTGA
- a CDS encoding helical backbone metal receptor: MRVVSLVPSLTEAVAVSAPGVLVGVTDWCTHPVALGDVARIGGTKNPDVRAIAELCPDLVLANEEENRAPDLAALREAGLEVLVTEVRDLPQAFTELDRVLVGAMGLERPRWLAEAEAAWARAEPAGEPRTAFVPVWRRPWMVLGRDTFAGDLLARLGVRNAYAGHPERYPRIPAAELAAAGCELVVFPDEPYRFTPGDGPEAFPGIPAAFVDGRHLTWYGPSLAGAPEVLGAALRASLL; this comes from the coding sequence ATGCGGGTCGTTTCGCTGGTGCCGTCCCTGACCGAGGCGGTGGCCGTGAGCGCGCCCGGGGTGCTGGTCGGGGTGACCGACTGGTGCACGCACCCGGTCGCGCTGGGGGACGTGGCGCGCATCGGGGGGACGAAGAACCCCGACGTACGGGCGATCGCGGAGCTGTGCCCGGATCTGGTCCTCGCCAACGAGGAGGAGAACCGGGCTCCGGACCTGGCGGCGCTGCGGGAGGCCGGGCTGGAGGTCCTGGTCACCGAGGTACGGGACCTCCCGCAGGCGTTCACCGAGTTGGACCGGGTGCTGGTGGGGGCCATGGGGCTGGAGCGGCCCCGGTGGCTGGCGGAAGCGGAGGCCGCCTGGGCCCGCGCGGAGCCTGCCGGAGAGCCGCGGACGGCCTTCGTGCCGGTCTGGCGCCGGCCCTGGATGGTGCTGGGCCGCGACACCTTCGCGGGGGACCTGCTGGCCCGCCTCGGGGTGCGCAACGCCTACGCCGGGCACCCGGAGCGCTACCCGAGGATCCCGGCGGCCGAGCTGGCCGCCGCCGGCTGCGAGCTCGTGGTGTTCCCGGACGAGCCGTACCGCTTCACGCCCGGGGACGGGCCCGAGGCCTTCCCCGGCATCCCGGCCGCGTTCGTCGACGGCCGCCACCTGACCTGGTACGGACCCTCGCTGGCCGGTGCCCCGGAGGTGCTGGGGGCGGCCCTGCGGGCCTCGCTCCTCTAG
- a CDS encoding TDT family transporter produces MATTLVRPRPTTPGTLRTAAAHKAPSLRHLGPNWYASVMGTAIIANAGATLPYQLPGQRVVCQIFWVLAATALAVLLTARAGHWLHHRDQARAHLLDPAVAPFYGCLSMALLAVGGGALIVGKDLIGLPAAIAVDTVLFTAGTATGLLAAVAVPYLMVVRHKVEAHQATPVWLLPVVAPMVSAALGPLLIPHLPAGQAREAMLLGCYAMFGLSLLATLLLLPLIFGRLIVSGPLPLALTPTLFLVLGPLGQSTTAVNSLADMAPRSMPGPYSGAFSAFAVVYGVPVMGFALLWLALAAAMLVRAARDGMGFAMTWWALTFPVGTCVTGAAGLARHTGLSAFSWLAAALFLALLTAWLLAAANTLRGLATGRLLAAPR; encoded by the coding sequence ATGGCCACCACGCTCGTACGACCCCGCCCCACCACCCCCGGGACCCTCCGCACCGCAGCGGCCCACAAGGCCCCCTCCCTGCGGCACCTCGGCCCCAACTGGTACGCCTCCGTCATGGGCACGGCGATCATCGCCAATGCCGGCGCGACCCTCCCGTACCAGCTCCCCGGCCAGCGCGTGGTCTGCCAGATCTTCTGGGTGCTGGCCGCCACCGCCCTCGCGGTCCTGCTGACCGCCCGGGCCGGCCACTGGCTCCACCACCGCGACCAGGCCCGCGCCCACCTCCTGGACCCCGCCGTGGCCCCCTTCTACGGCTGCCTCTCGATGGCCCTGCTGGCCGTCGGCGGCGGTGCGCTCATCGTCGGCAAGGACCTCATCGGCCTCCCCGCCGCCATCGCCGTGGACACGGTCCTGTTCACCGCGGGCACCGCGACAGGCCTCCTCGCGGCCGTGGCCGTCCCCTACCTGATGGTGGTGCGCCACAAGGTCGAGGCCCACCAGGCCACCCCCGTCTGGCTGCTCCCGGTGGTCGCGCCCATGGTCTCCGCCGCGCTCGGCCCCCTGCTCATCCCCCATCTCCCCGCCGGCCAGGCCCGCGAGGCCATGCTGCTCGGCTGCTACGCGATGTTCGGCCTCAGCCTGCTCGCCACCCTGCTGCTGCTCCCCCTGATCTTCGGCCGGCTGATCGTCAGCGGCCCCCTCCCCCTGGCCCTCACCCCGACCCTGTTCCTGGTCCTGGGCCCCCTCGGCCAGTCCACCACCGCCGTGAACTCCCTCGCGGACATGGCCCCCCGATCGATGCCCGGCCCCTACTCCGGCGCCTTCTCCGCCTTCGCGGTCGTCTACGGGGTCCCCGTGATGGGATTCGCCCTGCTGTGGCTGGCGCTGGCCGCGGCGATGCTGGTGCGGGCCGCCCGGGACGGCATGGGGTTCGCCATGACCTGGTGGGCGCTGACCTTCCCCGTCGGCACCTGCGTCACCGGCGCCGCCGGACTGGCCCGGCACACCGGCCTCTCCGCCTTCTCCTGGCTGGCCGCGGCCCTCTTCCTGGCCCTGCTGACCGCCTGGCTCCTGGCCGCGGCGAACACCCTGCGCGGCCTGGCCACCGGCCGCCTGCTGGCCGCGCCCCGCTAG
- a CDS encoding serine hydrolase: MRTLRAFTAAGAAALLATAGTATAAPSPPPAPTAQLTDAQVDTAVRRLDATVAEMMRRTGVPGVSVAVVHDDKVVYLKGFGLRRVGDPATVNPDTVFQVASLSKPISSTVVAGVLKDPAEFDRHTELPGFALKDPWVTSHVTTADLLSHRSGLPDHAGDLLEDLGYDQAYILDHLRLAPLSPFRASYAYTNFGFTAGAEAIARSHGTTWQKLSADTLFKPAGMAHTSTEFRAFVDAPDHAATHVKNPDGTWSPRFVRDPDAQAPAGGVSSTARDMSRWLRLQLSGGTLDGKRIIPADTLARTHLPEIVSQPPASPTARTGFYGLGWNVGYDDAGRLRLSHSGAFELGANTSVAMLPLEKLGIVVLTNGAPVGLPDAVAADFFDTAEHGKATTDWLALTGALYAQINAEGRSPTDYAHPPTGAKPAGEDSAYTGTYENPYYGKATVAATSRGKLTLSLGPEPMVFPLTHYDGNTFSFETAGENAVGRTGVFFSPADRTVRIEYLDADHLGTFTGG; this comes from the coding sequence ATGCGTACGCTCCGCGCATTCACGGCAGCCGGAGCAGCCGCCCTCCTGGCCACGGCCGGGACCGCGACCGCCGCGCCGAGCCCGCCGCCCGCGCCCACCGCCCAGCTCACCGACGCCCAAGTCGACACGGCCGTGCGGCGCCTGGACGCCACCGTCGCCGAGATGATGCGCCGCACCGGGGTCCCGGGCGTCTCCGTCGCCGTCGTCCACGACGACAAGGTCGTCTACCTCAAGGGCTTCGGTCTGCGCCGCGTCGGCGACCCGGCCACGGTGAACCCCGACACCGTCTTCCAGGTCGCCTCGCTCTCCAAGCCGATCTCCTCCACCGTCGTCGCCGGGGTCCTCAAGGACCCCGCCGAGTTCGACCGGCACACGGAGCTGCCCGGCTTCGCCCTCAAGGACCCGTGGGTGACCTCCCACGTCACCACAGCCGACCTGCTCTCCCACCGCAGCGGCCTGCCCGACCACGCCGGCGACCTCCTCGAAGACCTCGGCTACGACCAGGCGTACATCCTCGACCACCTGCGCCTGGCGCCCCTGTCCCCCTTCCGCGCGAGCTACGCCTACACCAACTTCGGGTTCACCGCCGGAGCCGAGGCGATCGCCCGCTCCCATGGCACCACCTGGCAGAAGCTCAGCGCCGACACCCTCTTCAAGCCCGCCGGCATGGCGCACACCAGCACCGAGTTCCGGGCCTTCGTCGACGCCCCCGACCACGCCGCCACCCACGTGAAGAATCCGGACGGCACCTGGAGCCCCCGCTTCGTCCGCGACCCCGATGCCCAGGCCCCGGCCGGCGGGGTGAGCAGCACCGCCCGCGACATGTCCCGCTGGCTGCGGCTCCAGCTCTCCGGCGGCACCCTCGACGGCAAGCGGATCATCCCCGCCGACACCCTCGCCCGCACCCACCTCCCCGAGATCGTGTCGCAGCCGCCCGCCTCCCCCACCGCCCGCACCGGCTTCTACGGGCTGGGCTGGAACGTCGGCTACGACGACGCGGGCCGCCTGCGCCTGAGCCACTCCGGCGCCTTCGAGCTCGGCGCCAACACCAGCGTCGCCATGCTCCCGCTGGAGAAGCTCGGCATCGTCGTGCTCACCAACGGCGCCCCCGTCGGCCTCCCCGACGCCGTCGCGGCCGACTTCTTCGACACCGCCGAACACGGGAAGGCCACCACCGACTGGCTGGCCCTGACGGGCGCCCTCTACGCGCAGATCAACGCGGAGGGCCGCTCCCCCACCGACTACGCCCACCCGCCCACCGGCGCGAAGCCGGCCGGTGAGGACTCCGCGTACACCGGCACCTACGAGAACCCCTACTACGGCAAGGCGACCGTGGCGGCCACGAGCCGGGGCAAGCTGACCCTGTCCCTCGGTCCGGAGCCGATGGTCTTCCCCCTCACCCACTACGACGGGAACACCTTCAGCTTCGAGACCGCCGGCGAGAACGCCGTCGGCCGCACCGGGGTGTTCTTCTCCCCCGCCGACCGCACGGTCCGCATCGAGTACCTGGACGCCGACCACCTGGGGACCTTCACCGGCGGCTAG